From the Conger conger chromosome 14, fConCon1.1, whole genome shotgun sequence genome, one window contains:
- the apcdd1l gene encoding protein APCDD1-like has protein sequence MSRAGVTHLLKGLSLLWLCEVALVSGSILWEVPTAPFTSPVNNTVKLLWEPQCQAQLRHLQDGARITALIPPKLEGSWVSSRCEVRPGPEYLTRSYTFYSSRQFKALQFYYRDSGCREPAYSLLVQGRLRLRQASWVTRGGTEAEPHLHTVSVVFHSAAALHGLAARLPPLCHAQGERGWVPGRPYELHSPRARGSACLEPLGFSMTELSLLRVETQHHARGAIVQELFLGDVPTDWSQRAHYRPTGYQRPLQNSMHHVHPCPVCARVYRSTEQRPPVLPLAPTMSLSLGGRWVSQGCESRPAVLFLTRLFTFDEATRSWEGLYQHYSDPACRQPTFAVRAWGHYALGGPSARVPGAWELVFRVTRAGVRALDPPTARLLNASRPGRCGGAGLWAVGAEQDVTPTGGCGALGIRLPHKEYELFRAELDHRQRPLLFTGERPTDGSSPDRPHKRPTSFQAPLIRCAPETPPPQRHGRGDGPSSSAVSGLRQNGGSVLLSLLSGWYILAVH, from the exons ATGTCGAGGGCTGGTGTCACTCACCTGCTGAAGGGGCTTTCGCTGCTTTGGCTCTGTGAAG TTGCCTTGGTGTCAGGAAGTATATTATGGGAGGTACCGACGGCACCCTTCACGTCTCCTGTCAACAACACAGTCAAACTCCTGTGGGAGCCACAGTGCCAGGCTCAGCTGCGCCACCTACAGGATGGAGCCAGAATCACAGCGCTCATTCCTCCAAAGCTGGAGGGTAGCTGGGTCTCCTCCAG gtGCGAGGTTCGCCCCGGTCCGGAGTATCTCACGCGCTCCTACACCTTCTACTCCAGCCGGCAGTTCAAGGCTCTGCAGTTCTATTACCGGGACAGCGGCTGCCGCGAGCCGGCCTACTCGCTGCTGGTGCAGGGGCGGCTGCGTCTCCGCCAGGCCTCCTGGGTAACGCGCGGGGGCACGGAGGCCGAGCCCCACCTGCACACAGTGTCCGTGGTCTTCCACAGTGCGGCGGCCCTGCATGGGCTGGCCGCCCGCCTGCCGCCGCTCTGCCACGCCCAGGGGGAGCGGGGCTGGGTCCCCGGGCGCCCGTACGAGCTGCACAGTCCCAGGGCCAGGGGGTCCGCCTGCCTGGAGCCCCTAGGGTTCTCCATGACTGAGCTCAGCCTGCTGAGGGTGGAGACCCAGCATCACGCCCGCGGAGCGATTGTGCAGGAGCTCTTCCTGGGAGACGTGCCCACCGACTGGAGCCAGCGAGCGCACTACCGCCCCACTGGCtaccagcgccccctgcagaaCTCTATG cACCATGTCCACCCCTGCCCGGTGTGTGCGCGGGTGTACCGCTCCACAGAACAGCGACCCCCGGTGTTGCCCTTGGCCCCGAcgatgtctctctccctgggggGCCGCTGGGTCAGTCAGGGCTGCGAGTCCCGCCCTGCCGTCCTCTTCCTCACGCGGCTCTTCACCTTCGACGAGGCGACGCGCTCCTGGGAGGGGCTGTACCAGCACTACTCCGACCCCGCTTGCCGCCAGCCCACCTTCGCCGTCCGTGCCTGGGGCCACTACGCCCTGGGGGGCCCTTCAGCCCGGGTCCCTGGGGCCTGGGAGCTGGTGTTCAGGGTGACCAGGGCTGGGGTGAGGGCCCTGGACCCCCCCACGGCGCGGCTGCTGAACGCGTCTCGGCCCGGACGctgcgggggggcggggctgtgggcGGTGGGGGCGGAGCAGGACGTCACGCCCACGGGGGGCTGCGGGGCCTTGGGGATTCGGCTCCCGCACAAGGAGTACGAGCTCTTCAGAGCCGAGCTGGACCAccgacagcgccccctgctgttcaCCGGGGAGAGGCCCACCGACGGCTCCAGCCCCGACAGGCCCCACAAGAGAcccacctccttccaggccccGCTCATCCGGTGCGCCCCCGAAACCCCGCCCCCGCAGCGACACGGCCGGGGAGACGGCCCCTCCTCCAGCGCCGTCTCCGGGCTGCGGCAGAATGGAGGCTCAGTTCTGCTGTCTTTACTGAGTGGCTGGTACATCCTTGCGGTGCACTGA